A single region of the Gossypium arboreum isolate Shixiya-1 chromosome 12, ASM2569848v2, whole genome shotgun sequence genome encodes:
- the LOC108485143 gene encoding uncharacterized protein LOC108485143 → MPMKVIWEEMVKREMIIFEEGNKGARDYCEFHAEKGHEIQECDEFKALVQSLMNNKELEFYEAGSDEGYVCALEGEPNNQRINWPRIIISIPRNNEVETQTAPKVIIHKPVSFPYKDNKRVPWNYDCNVTLPKREDVASTSKETQVEGSYTRSGKRYDTKGIRVEPTKVKAFDVEKENRAEVLVNEPVKEEEAREFLKFLKHSEYSMVEQLRKQPARISVLALLLSSEVHREALMKVLNETYVTNDISVNKLDRLVRNISADNFIYFNDDEIPPGGMGSVKALYITTRCKGYTLPSVLIDNGSALNVLPLSTLNRLPIDSSHMKTCHNVVRAFDGTERNVMGIIDIPLLIGPNVYEVDFLVMDIKPSYNCLLGRPWIHSAGAVPSSLHQKLKLVTDGRLVTINAEEDIIAAVTNDAPYVETNKEAVECSFHSLEFVNETFISEGNKVPVPRISKTTRMGLQMTVGKGALPGKGLGRYLQGEIQVLELKEKRDHFGLGFRPDHKQRREEIEKRQ, encoded by the coding sequence ATGCCGATGAAAGTAATATgggaagaaatggtgaaaagagAAATGATAATCTTTGAAGAGGGAAATAAAGGAGCAAGGGACTATTGCGAGTTCCATGCAGAAAAGGGACACGAGATCCAGGAATGTGACGAGTTTAAGGCTTTGGTACAAAGTCTTATGaataataaggagctggaattttATGAAGCTGGCTCAGATGAGGGTTATGTATGTGCATTGGAAGGTGAACCAAACAATCAAAGAATCAACTGGCCAAGGATCATTATTTCTATACCAAGGAATAATGAAGTTGAGACACAAACAGCACCGAAAGTCATAATTCACAAACCtgtttcctttccttataaggataacaagaGGGTGCCCTGGAATTATGACTGTAATGTGACACTACCAAAGAGAGAAGATGTAGCTAGTACTTCTAAAGAGACTCAAGTTGAAGGATCCTACACACGtagtgggaagcgttatgataCAAAAGGCATTAGAGTTGAGCCTACGAAAGTGAAAGCCTTTGATGTTGAGAAGGAAAATAGGGCTGAGGTACTTGTTAATGAACcagtaaaagaagaagaagctagAGAGTTTCTAAAATTCTTGAAACACAGTGAGTATAGCATGGTTGAACAATTGCGCAAACAACCAGCTCGTATATCAGTGTTGGCTTTGCTTCTGAGTTCAGAGGTACATCGTGAGGCATTAATGAAAGTACTCAACGAGACTTACGTTACTAATGATATATCCGTCAACAAGTTGGATCGATTGGTTAGGAACATAAGCGCTGACAActtcatttattttaatgatgatgaaatcccacctgGTGGCATGGGATCAGTTAAAGCTTTGTACATCACCACTCGTTGCAAAGGATATACATTGCCGAGTGTGCTTATTGATAATGGGTCAGCTTTAAATGTCCTGCCATTGTCCACATTGAATAGATTGCCCATAGACAGTTCTCACATGAAAACATGCCATAATGTAGTGAGGGCATTTGATGGCACAGAAAGAAATGTCATGGGAATAATTGATATCCCTTTGTTGATCGGACCAAACGTGTATGAGGTAGACTTTTtagtgatggacatcaagccctctTATAATTGCTTGTTGGGGAGGCCTTGGATACATTCGGCAGGAGCGGTACCCTCATCTTTGCATCAGAAATTAAAGCTAGTAACAGACGGACGGCTGGTCACCATAAATGCGGAGGAAGACATCATAGCAGCAGTCACCAATGACGCACCCTATGTAGAGACAAACAAGGAGGCTGTTGAGTGTTCTTTTCACTCTTTAGAATTCGTTAATGAAACATTTATTTCAGAGGGGAATAAGGTGCCAGTACCTAGAATATCTAAAACCACAAGAATGGGTTTGCAGATGACAGTAGGAAAAGGAGCCTTGCCAGGAAAAGGATTGGGAAGATATCTCCAAGGAGAGATTCAAGTTCTAGaactaaaggagaagagagaCCATTTTGGCTTGGGTTTCAGGCCAGATCATAAGCAGAGGAGGGAGGAAATAGAGAAGCGTCAATAA